The Treponema phagedenis DNA segment CAGTATCTCATATCCAATCGAAAAAAATAAAAAATACTTATCAAAATTGAAAAATGTCAGTGTCAAAGGAAGTGAAGGGGGAGTAAATGAGCTTAGATGAGTTTGTAAAAAAATATCTCGGGAAAAAAGTAGACTATGACGGGCATTACGGCGCACAGTGCGTTGACCTTTTCCGGCAGTACTGTAAGGACGTGCTTAAAATCCCACACACAGGCGGAGTAATCGGCGCAAGCGAGTTATATACAAAATATGAAAAGCTGCCGCTAGAGATGAAGTATTTCGAGCGAATATCGCGTACAAAAGGAAAGCCGCAAGCAGGGGACGTTGCAGTTTTTATGCCGACAAAAGGGAATAAATACGGGCACGTGGCAATTGTTATTTCGGCAGACAATAAAAGTATGCGCGTATTTGAACAGGATGGCTTTGCACAAACGGGGACGTATATTGTTATCCGATCGTATACCTATATTTTAGGTTTTTTGCGAAAAAAGGAAGGGATTGGATGATTGTCGGTAGATGTTTTGTATTATTTCTTTTATTCGGTTTTGCATTTGCTGCGATATTTTTAAACCTGTTTTCAGGAGAGGAACATGAAAAATGAAAAGATTATTTTTTTGCTTGCTTGTCTGTTTTTGTTTTCCGGCTGCTGCACACGAGGCGGAATACACAATCTCGGAGACGGAGTTAATAAGGTTAGAGACAATCTGTCAAAACTTGGAGACGAGCAAACAAGCGCAGCAATTACTAATACAGAGCTTGAGGGAAAAATTGAACAAAGCGGCGAGCTTGCAAGCGAGCTTGAAAAATCAATTACAGACGGAGCGGGAGACATTACAGAGTTTAAAAAAATCCTACAGCGCATACGAGAGCGAGGCACAGAAGCGAGTAAATGAGTTGACTATAGACAATCACAGCAAGGCATTGAAAATTGAAAAACAGCGAAAAACAATTACCGAGTTATTCTCGGTAGTTGCGATAATGGCAGGCGCTATTGCGGTGATGGTGTTTTTGAAGGTAAAAAAACTATTTTAGCAGGAGGTACGAGAAACCTTGAATATTGATAACAGAGTTCTTGCAGTTTTGCGAGTATGCAAAAACGAAGCGGAAATAGAGGATAGTTTTAAGCGCTTTCACATTAAAAATTTAAAAGACAAGCAAATCTATCTTTTAACTGCAATGCTTAATAATGATTATAGCATGACGGATGGAAAAACAACACAAAAAGAATTGTATAAAATGACAACTGCCTTGTTTTTCAATGTAAGACGGTTGTCAAATGTTCTTAATAAGCTAGATATGCTGGGGCTTGTGTTAAAAACAGAAGAGGAGACGCCGCCTCTTTTCAAACAATTAAAAGCATGTAAAAGCAAAGAAGACATTGACTCCGTTTTTTCTCATGCGGGTATTTATGAGGCGAGCGAGCGCATAGAGAGCATCCGCAACTGAGCGTACAAGAGGAATACGAATTTGAATGCGAAGTATTACTTCATAACGGGCAATTACACTAATTATAGTAAGGAGAAATAAATAAATGATATTGACAATTAGACAAGATGAGCATTTTCGCATAATGAAAACACTGAGCGGTTTTATAGAACTTGATACTGGAAGCGAGCGGATTGAAAGAGTGTTGGAAAAAGCGGTAGGACATAAATATATCCGAAAGGTGCCGAAAAAAAGCGGTAAGGGATTTTATTATATGTATGCTGAAACGTTTAAAAAGCCTTTTACTTTCTTAAAAACAATGTTTAATATTCACTCAAAAAAAATAGATGATGAGTTTGAAAAAGAAAGCATTGCGAAAAATTACGGTGTGGATAAACAAACATACGCAGCGCATGTTCTTGAGTACCTAACCAATAGGCTTAAATGGGATGGGATTTTCAGTAAAAAAGAATCACGAGAAAAATATAAGACAGCTGTTAAAAAGCCTGTAAGCGGCACAGCCGAGGCTGCAGGTAAAAAGCAACCGACAAGCAGCACCAAGCAAAGCGGCGGTGAAAAAACAGATAATAAAAAAGAAGCAACCGAGCAAACCGAAAAGAAGGCGCAACCGGTACTGAAAATAAACCGCAGCCTTATGTATAAGGTGTGGAGCCTGTATAATAAGCAAGAAAAAACAGCGGACAGCAAAGATGACGACGGAAACAAAATAGGCGGAGCAACAGTAAAAGAAGATTTAAAAAAACTTACCGCAGTGCTTGAGACGGGCAAGTCTTCAAGTGTTCGGCATAAGGACTTAGGGGAAATAATCGTTGATGTGGGAAATACCGGAAAGTCCGGCTATGGGCTAAAACATATTATTGAACAGCGATATAGCAAGGACGGAAAAAATGAAGATGAAATTACGGCGTTGTTGCAATTAGTTATTGATGCAACAAAGAATGGAACAGTAACACGAACCAATGAAAGAACTATTGAAGTGTCAAAAAATGGTATTGTGGCGATTTTGCGAAGAGAAAATGAGGAGCGTAATACAAAATGGATTTTAACAGGTTTTGCCGATTGGAATAAAGATAAAGAGGCAACAGATGCTATACAGACGGTTATCGCCCAATATAGCTACACTCCTGAATTCTCTTCCTTCCGAAAACAGGTGGGAGCTGTTACCGCCTCTCTACAGACCAGTATACCACAATCCGGCACAAATAGCAATCGCTCTGAAGCAATGAAAGGAAATCAAAACGCAAAAAAAGATTTTGCGGCGCAAGAAAAAGAGCGGGCAAAAAAGAATGAAGCACGCAAAAAAGAAGGCTTACCGCAAACAGAGCTTTTCGAACGGGAGAGCGCACTCAAAGACGCAACATGGGACCCGAACAGTGAGCAATACCGTTATCGCGACACCGGCTATATTGCAGGCAGCCGCAAAGAGCTTGCTCAAAACTATATTAAGCAAATGGCAAAAGCCGAAGAGCAAATACTTGAACATGAAATCGACTGGGAAGGGTTAGAGGAAAACCCTCGAATGGCAAAAGAGCTTATAAAAAAATCAAACGTGTTCGGCAAGGTTAATTTTAATACGCTGATAAA contains these protein-coding regions:
- a CDS encoding CHAP domain-containing protein; this encodes MSLDEFVKKYLGKKVDYDGHYGAQCVDLFRQYCKDVLKIPHTGGVIGASELYTKYEKLPLEMKYFERISRTKGKPQAGDVAVFMPTKGNKYGHVAIVISADNKSMRVFEQDGFAQTGTYIVIRSYTYILGFLRKKEGIG